A single window of Candidatus Flexicrinis affinis DNA harbors:
- a CDS encoding replication-associated recombination protein A: MTTRVPSTPLADRLRPQTLDEVIGQRHLIGPGKPLTAAVENQAVHSMIFWGPPGVGKTTLARIIATQTGRRFVGLSAVSASKDDIRKIVETVKKAPTLFDSADERDERGVVLFLDEIHRFNKAQQDFLLPYVEDGTLILIGATTENPSFEVNSALLSRSQVFVLNSLTEEELVEVVRRGLEALAVDAEPDAVDFLSRYANGDARQALNVLEAAHSLYPVDVLQLEHLKAALQSKHLRYDRAGEEHYDTISAFIKSMRASKVDAALYYLARMVNSGEDPKFIARRMVIFASEDVGLAQPTALVVANEVFRAVETVGLPECQFNLAQGAAYLALAAKSRTAGDAYFAALEDVQRHGNLPIPLMLRNSPTGLMKELGYGEGYEMYSDKDYLPEALHGKSYYEP; the protein is encoded by the coding sequence ATGACGACTCGCGTACCTTCCACACCACTCGCTGACAGGCTTCGTCCACAGACGTTGGACGAGGTCATCGGTCAGCGCCACTTGATCGGGCCGGGGAAGCCGCTGACCGCGGCAGTCGAGAATCAAGCGGTCCACTCGATGATCTTCTGGGGGCCGCCGGGCGTCGGAAAGACGACGCTCGCACGCATCATTGCGACTCAGACCGGGCGGCGTTTTGTCGGGCTGTCGGCGGTGTCGGCGTCCAAGGACGACATCCGGAAAATTGTTGAGACCGTCAAGAAGGCACCGACTCTGTTCGACAGCGCGGACGAGCGCGACGAGCGCGGTGTCGTGCTGTTTTTGGACGAGATCCACCGGTTCAACAAAGCGCAGCAGGACTTTCTGCTTCCGTACGTTGAAGACGGCACGCTGATCCTGATTGGAGCGACGACGGAGAACCCGAGCTTCGAGGTGAACTCGGCGCTGCTTTCACGGTCGCAGGTCTTTGTGCTCAACTCGCTCACGGAAGAGGAACTGGTTGAGGTGGTGCGGCGCGGGCTGGAAGCGCTCGCCGTCGACGCTGAACCGGATGCCGTCGACTTCCTCTCACGCTACGCCAATGGCGATGCCCGGCAAGCCCTCAACGTCCTCGAAGCCGCGCACTCGCTCTACCCGGTTGACGTGCTGCAGCTCGAACACCTCAAGGCGGCGCTGCAGTCCAAGCATCTGCGCTACGACCGCGCCGGCGAAGAGCACTACGACACGATCAGCGCGTTCATCAAGTCGATGCGTGCGAGCAAGGTCGACGCTGCGCTCTACTATCTTGCGCGGATGGTGAACAGCGGAGAGGACCCGAAGTTCATCGCACGCCGGATGGTGATCTTCGCCAGCGAAGACGTGGGGCTGGCTCAGCCAACGGCGCTGGTCGTCGCCAACGAGGTCTTCCGCGCGGTAGAGACGGTTGGATTACCGGAATGTCAATTCAACCTTGCGCAGGGCGCGGCATATCTGGCGCTTGCGGCCAAGAGCCGAACGGCAGGCGACGCCTATTTCGCGGCGCTGGAAGATGTGCAGCGTCATGGTAACCTGCCGATCCCGTTGATGCTGCGAAACAGCCCAACCGGCCTGATGAAGGAGCTAGGCTACGGCGAGGGCTACGAGATGTACTCCGACAAGGACTATCTTCCTGAGGCGCTGCACGGGAAGAGCTACTACGAGCCGTAG
- a CDS encoding 2,3-bisphosphoglycerate-independent phosphoglycerate mutase: MNKRTMLVILDGLGIREMLHGNAVKQATTPNIDRWMTQLERSIIDASEEAVGLTPGQMGNSEVGHLNLGAGRVVYQDITAINVSVRDGSFATNATLLGALDAARSKGGRVHLLGLVSDGGVHSHIDHLMALLKLTSTSGLQTFVHVITDGRDTPPTSGVGYVAQVEAALADRPDAKIATVSGRYYAMDRDKRWERTQRAFDAMVHRRAPVADSAVDAINASYARDVTDEFVEPVIIGTDSDAAIRPGDSVICFNFRADRMRQIVQALVVPERISFPGAAVNGLHVVTFTEYMDDLPVAVVFGKDSLVNTLAEVLSASGLRQYHSAETEKYPHVTFFFNGRREDPWPGEDRRIIPSPKVATYDLKPEMSAYELTEATLERINAGIDDFILINYANPDMVGHTGDLSAAIKAVETVDECAGKIVAAWNAAGGVAIVTADHGNCERMIEEMTGQPHTYHTTNPVSLFVIGEGYTKLRPRGALCDVAPTVLDLMGVPQPAEMTGHSLIERA; this comes from the coding sequence ATGAACAAGCGGACAATGCTTGTGATTCTTGACGGCCTCGGCATCCGCGAGATGCTGCACGGAAATGCCGTCAAACAGGCCACAACACCCAATATCGATCGCTGGATGACTCAGCTTGAACGGTCGATCATCGATGCCTCGGAAGAGGCTGTCGGGTTAACGCCGGGACAGATGGGCAACAGCGAAGTCGGTCACCTGAATTTGGGCGCTGGCCGCGTCGTGTATCAAGACATCACGGCGATCAACGTTTCGGTCCGCGACGGCTCGTTCGCCACAAACGCCACCCTGCTCGGCGCGCTGGACGCGGCGCGGTCGAAGGGTGGTCGCGTTCACCTGCTGGGTCTCGTGAGTGACGGCGGTGTGCACAGCCACATCGACCATCTGATGGCCCTGCTCAAGTTGACCAGTACCAGCGGATTGCAGACTTTCGTGCACGTCATCACCGACGGGCGCGACACGCCGCCCACCAGCGGGGTGGGGTACGTTGCACAGGTCGAGGCTGCGCTGGCAGACCGGCCTGACGCCAAAATCGCGACCGTTTCGGGCCGTTACTATGCGATGGATCGCGACAAGCGATGGGAACGTACGCAGCGTGCATTCGACGCGATGGTTCACCGGCGCGCGCCAGTTGCAGACAGCGCCGTCGATGCGATAAACGCATCTTACGCCCGCGACGTTACCGACGAGTTTGTCGAGCCGGTCATCATCGGCACCGACAGTGACGCCGCGATCAGGCCGGGCGACAGCGTGATCTGCTTCAATTTCCGCGCCGACCGTATGCGGCAGATTGTTCAGGCACTTGTCGTTCCGGAACGCATTTCGTTCCCGGGCGCTGCTGTGAACGGCCTGCATGTAGTGACGTTCACCGAGTACATGGACGACCTTCCGGTCGCGGTCGTATTCGGCAAGGACAGCCTCGTCAACACGCTGGCCGAGGTGTTGAGCGCGTCGGGGCTGCGCCAGTATCACAGTGCTGAAACCGAGAAGTATCCGCACGTCACGTTCTTCTTCAACGGCCGGCGCGAAGATCCGTGGCCGGGAGAAGACCGGCGGATTATCCCCTCGCCAAAAGTTGCCACATACGACCTCAAGCCAGAGATGAGCGCCTACGAGCTGACCGAAGCCACGCTGGAGCGCATCAATGCCGGAATTGATGACTTCATCCTGATCAACTACGCCAACCCGGACATGGTCGGGCATACCGGCGATCTATCTGCGGCCATCAAGGCGGTAGAGACGGTCGACGAATGTGCCGGAAAGATCGTCGCCGCCTGGAATGCTGCCGGCGGGGTCGCAATCGTCACGGCGGATCATGGCAACTGCGAGCGCATGATTGAGGAAATGACAGGCCAGCCTCATACTTACCACACGACCAATCCGGTATCGCTGTTCGTTATTGGCGAAGGGTACACCAAGCTGCGTCCACGCGGGGCGCTGTGCGACGTTGCGCCGACCGTGCTCGATCTGATGGGCGTGCCGCAGCCCGCTGAGATGACGGGACACTCGCTCATCGAGCGCG